AAGAGGCGGGCGTGTGGAATGACGGCGACGTCAAGGTGACCTTCAAGCCGGTGCGGGTTGAGATGCCGGCGGGTGCCTCGGCGGCATTCACCGATCTCGAGCCGCAGCCGGAGCCGCCGGTCACCATCGGGCGGGTCAGCGTCTTCTACCAGTGATAGCAACTGCAACCCGGAGCCCATCCAGCCGTTACGGCTGGGTGGGCTCCGTGCGGCGTTTCTGGCACCGCCACCCCGAGCGGCCGTTGGCCGCAGTGGCGGCCGGGGCATGGGTGCTCGTGCTGCTCCAAACGGATGCCCACGTTCACGGCGCCCCCTCCTGGATGAGCCTGCAAGGCGCCTGGGTGCTGATGGTGGTGGCGATGATGATCCCCCCGGCGCTTCCGATGGCCAGGCGGGTGATCCAGAACAGCAAGCGGTACCGCCGGCAGCGGGCCGGATTCCTGTTCGTCGGTGCGTCGCTGCTGTTGTGGGCGGGCATCGGCTTTGTCGGAGTGAGCCTGGCCGCCTGGGCTGGGGCCTACGACTACCGTCGCTGGCTTCTGGGCGGGTCGCTGCTGCTGGCGGCTGCCTGGGAGCTGACCCCGGCCAAGAGGAGGGCATTGAAGGCCTGCCACCGAACGATTCCGCTGCCCCCGGACGGCAGGAAAGCCGACCTGGCTTGCGTGAGGATGGGTTTTCAATACAGCAGGGCGTGCTTTAGGGCGAGCTGGGCGCTGATGCTTCCGATGG
This genomic window from Actinomycetota bacterium contains:
- a CDS encoding DUF2182 domain-containing protein — its product is MRRFWHRHPERPLAAVAAGAWVLVLLQTDAHVHGAPSWMSLQGAWVLMVVAMMIPPALPMARRVIQNSKRYRRQRAGFLFVGASLLLWAGIGFVGVSLAAWAGAYDYRRWLLGGSLLLAAAWELTPAKRRALKACHRTIPLPPDGRKADLACVRMGFQYSRACFRASWALMLPMALAGHGLVVMMLATGIAVAEEVVAKGYRLAPVAAVLLTVAGMMVLVLG